One Spea bombifrons isolate aSpeBom1 chromosome 1, aSpeBom1.2.pri, whole genome shotgun sequence DNA window includes the following coding sequences:
- the IRF9 gene encoding interferon regulatory factor 9, producing the protein MASGRARSTRKLKPWLVEQVESGKFPGLVWDDEKKNCFRIPWKHAGKQDFRHDEDAAIFKAWALFKNKLRPEDKIDPAAWKTRLRCALNKSPEFEEVPERSQLDISEPYKVYRIVPPAEQVIPSSGKQARKRKRNVDHRDSSSDETETTRTEEKPQIFTLEIVPFVDTNISSTISTEDSGVGSDTNSTEMLNTHYNPEYMEVTVLYSGVTVSKCLIQKGECKLSAGNPPVGGHMEHVLLPAPDEKLDVETRDQTKKLLKFLQAGVMLASNVHGIFAQRQRSCSGRIFWMGPCANQRGEPNKLERDAHVKLFDTQNFLRELELYRMQGGIPPGYQVTLCFGEEISDSDPSANKLITAQIEQVMAKEMVGEAIESHFQIAQSSNPLVQSLPATYLIPLASEELQEMQDHLYAEL; encoded by the exons ATGGCCAGTGGTCGTGCACGCTCCACGCGGAAGCTGAAACCATGGCTTGTGGAACAGGTGGAGAGTGGCAAGTTTCCAGGACTAGTCTGggatgatgagaaaaaaaactgtttccGTATTCCTTGGAAACATGCTGGAAAACAGGATTTCAGGCATGATGAGGATGCTGCCATATTTAAG GCTTGGGCACTATTTAAGAACAAGCTTCGTCCTGAGGACAAGATAGACCCTGCAGCTTGGAAGACAAGGTTGCGCTGTGCTCTAAACAAGAGTCCAGAATTCGAAGAGGTCCCAGAAAGGTCACAGCTGGACATATCGGAACCATATAAAGTGTACAGGATTGTGCCTCCTGCGGAGCAGG TAATCCCAAGCTCTGGAAAACAAGCACGAAAAAGGAAGCGCAACGTAGATCACAGAGACAGTTCATCTGATGAAACAGAGACAACCAGAACAGAGGAGAAACCACAGATTTTCACTCtg GAAATAGTTCCATTTGTGGATACAAATATATCCAGTACTATTTCCACAGAAGATTCTGGGGTTGGAAGTGACACGAACAGCACAGAGATGCTTAACACCCATTACAACCCTGAAT ACATGGAAGTAACAGTGCTGTACAGTGGCGTTACGGTATCAAAGTGCCTGATCCAAAAAGGAGAGTGTAAATTATCAGCTGGGAATCCTCCAGTAGGTGGTCATATGGAACACGTTCTCCTGCCTGCCCCAGATGAGAAGCTTGACGTGGAGACACGTGATCAAACGAAGAAGCTGTTAAAGTTCCTTCAAGCTGGAGTTATGCTGGCCAGTAATGTGCATGGGATTTTTGCTCAGCGCCAAAGATCGTGCTCAGGGCGAATATTCTGGATGGGGCCTTGTGCAAATCAAAGAGGGGAGCCAAACAAGCTGGAAAGAGATGCACATGTAAAACTCTTTGACACCCAAAACTTCCTGAGAG AACTCGAATTATATCGCATGCAGGGAGGTATACCTCCTGGTTATCAAGTCACTCTATGTTTTGGGGAAGAAATTTCAGACTCTGACCCTTCAGCCAACAAACTTATCACAGCTCAG ATTGAACAAGTCATGGCTAAAGAGATGGTAGGTGAAGCCATTGAAAGCCATTTCCAAATTGCTCAGAGTTCAAATCCACTCGTACAGAGTCTCCCAGCTACCTACCTGATTCCCCTAGCTTCTGAGGAATTGCAAGAAATGCAAGATCATCTCTATGCAGAACTTTAA